From the Mycobacterium sp. 155 genome, the window TGACGTCGTGGGAACGATTACCGGCGGATCGGACCGGTCCGCTGCCCGCGGTGACGTCACCGCGCATTCCGCCGGGCGACCGGCGTCAACTCGGTTTCTTCGGGTGGCTGTTCTGCAAGCTGTCCGCTCGAGTCTGGGGCGTGCCGGAACTCCACCTGTTCACGGTGCTGGCTCAGCACAAGCGGCTGTTCTGGTCCTGGGCGCCGTTCAACGGCACGCTGTTGTACCGCGGACGCCTCCCCAAACGCGATATAGAAGTAGTCATCCTGCGCGTCGGACACTTGCGCGCCTGTGAGTACGAGTTGCAGCAGCACCGCAGGCTCGGGCTGCGGCGCGGCGTCGACGCAGGCACCCAGGCCGCGATCGTCGCCTGGCCCAACTCCGTGGAGCCTTCGCCGCGGCACCGGGCGCTGTTGGTCGGAGTCGACGAACTCATCGCCGCACGCACGTTGTCGGACGCGGGTTGGCGGTTGCTGGCCGGCCACCTGGACCGCCGCCAACTGATCGAGTTCGTCACGCTGGTAGGCCAATACGATGCGCTGGCGATGACGCTCAACACGCTGGGCGTCCCGATGGACTATCCCGATTAGGGTCGATTGACAGCGTTTGCGCGAACCGGACGAGGCGACCTCGCGTCGATCTACCGAACCGGTGGTGACCGAGCGGCCGACTGCGCGGCGAGTTGGATTTGGCGATGTCGTAGCGGCCGGAGCTCGTAGAGTGTTCGCCGGTATCCGACTACAGGTCGGAGCTCCCCCCCCCATAGGTCAATGCCGGAATCTGAAGCGAAACGGTCGATCTCGCTCAGGTCCTCGGGCGTGAATTCGAGGTGGTCGGGTCAAGGGCGTCATTCTGCATTCGGACCGAGGTACCCAGTACACCTCCCAGGCTATGGCCGCTGCCGCGGTCACTCATGGGTTGCGCCGCTCCATGGGGGCCGCCGGGATCTGTTGGGACAACGCCGGCGCCGAGTCGCTGTGGTCGACGTTCAAGCACGAATACTACTACCGGCATACTTTCGCTACGAAAGCTGAATTGATTGCAGCAGTTGAGAATTGGATGATCTTCTACAATCATCGACGCAGGCATTCATCGATCGGAATGTGTTCACCCATCGCCTACGAACGCACACTGAATGCCACCCTGGAAGCAAGCTAACCGCGTCCACTTTTTCAGGGGAACCTCAGTAGGTTCGTTCGCATCGAGTAGGTCAGGGGTTCGATTCCCCTTAGCTCCACCAGAATCCATACAGGTAGTCGGCACTCAATGAGTTAGCTAACTACCCAGAAGTGCCAGTCGGCAGCAGCCCCGCAAGATGGTGTGATGTCGCGGTTGCTGGCAGTCGTAGACTTTCTTTCCATGGGTGGGACGTTGCGTGTCAATCCGGATTCGCTTCGCAACGCGGCGCGAGCACAGACCGACGTGGGCCAGTTTGTCTCAGACATGGGCATAGGCGAATCGATGACCAGCGCAGGCACGGGTGTTTCCGGTCTGTTCAGCGAGTCCGCATGTCAGTTCGCAGGCTCGACCGTCGACGCCGCGCTGAACAACGTGCACGAAGAGCTGACGAGCCATTCAACGAAGTTGTCGACCGCTGCCGATCGCTACCACCGGATGGATGAGGAACTCGGCCGCCGCCTACACAAGTTCGCTCCGTGACAACCCGGCCGGTCGCAACATCGTCCACGTTCAGCGTTGGCTCCCCCGTCGTCCCGGTAACGATTCCGCAGGTGGAAGCCTCACGTCCCGAGTCGCTGACCGTATCGGCGGCCGAAATCGCCAACAAGGCCTCTGGTTTGGCATCGCAGATCGACAACCAGCGCGCGACCATCAATGGGTTGCGGTCGAACTGGCACGGCACTGCGTCTGAAGCTGCGACCGCTAAAGCAGAACCCACCCTGGCGCGTATGCAACAGGTTCACGCTGCGCTGACCCGGGCTCAACCTGTTCTGCAAGACGGCGGTACCAAACTCAGCCAGACCCGAACCGGTCTGCTACAGGCAGTCGATCAGTTGAAGGGCCAGGGCTGGCAGGTTGCCACCGACGGCTCGGTCTCGGTGCGGCCGGGAAGTCCCTTGGATCAATACGCCAAACTCAGCCCGACCAACGCCATGCAGCTGCAACAGTTGGCGGCCACAAACTCTTTGACCCTCAAGACCTACCTGGCGGACTTCGACACGACCGACCGGCAGCTCAGCCAGAATCTGCGTACCGCGGTCGCGGGGTTGGACGCCAAACCGCAGAAGTTCGGGATCGGAGATCTCCCGCAAGCGCCGCTGCCATATGACACCGGGGCAGAGATTCCCGTGGGCAAAAGTCCGGAAGAGGTCAACAAGTGGTGGAAGTCGCTGCCTCCGGATAAGCAGCGCGAGCTCCTGGACAAGTGGCCCAACAAGTTGGGCAACCTCAACGGCATTCCCGTCGCCGACCGCGATACGGCCAACAAGGTCATCCTTCAACAGGATCTCGATCGCCCTGCTCAGGTCGCCGCGTCCCGCGGAGTGACGAAAGAGGAGGTCCTGGCTCACCCGGAGCTCTATGGCATGGCCGGGCAGATGATGGACCGCTATAAAAATGCACTCAAGGTTCAAGAGGCATTACGGACAGACGCTGAAAGGACCGGTGCGCCAACGTTTCTGCAGGTATACGAACCCGAGGCGTTCAAAGGTGACGGTCGGGCGGCGATTGCGATCGGCAACCCGGATGACAGCGCGAACACAGCAGTTGTCGTGCCCGGCACGGGAAACAGCGTGACCAACGGCTGGCTCGGCGGTAACGACGCAGTCGAGCTCTACAAAGAGGCCAACGCGGCTGATCGCACCAATCACACGGCAGTGATGGCGTGGATGGGCTACGACGCGCCGGATTCGCCCATCGATCCGCGAATTGGGGCGACGGCCCTGGCACACGACGGCGGTCAGATGTTGGCCGCAGATGTCAACGGCCTCAACGCTACTCACGAGGGCAAAGGGCATATGACCGTGTTGGGGCACTCCTACGGATCGACGACCGTGTCCGACGCCGCGGCAGGATATGGCATGCACGCCGACGATGTGGTGCTCGTCGGCTGCCCCGGCACCGATATGGCCCACAGCGCCGCCGACTTCCACCTCAACGAAGGTGGGCACCTCTACGTCGGGGCAGCTTCTACCGACCCGATCACGAAACTTGGTTCCATCCCGCAGATTCCTGTGCCGGGCACTGATTTCACTGTCTCGCTCGGCGACGACCCCGCGATGGACGGTTACGGGTCCACCCGGTTCAAGGCGGAGGTGCCGGGCCTGACGTTTCCACTGGGCGACCACAGCCAGTACTACACGCCCGGTAGCGAGTCGTTGTTCAGCATGGGCGACATCGTCTCCGGGCATGGGGACGCCCTCGCACACGACGGTATGACGGCTCCGCACCGCATCCCGGTCGTGGGCCACATTCCTCTGCCGGTGCCCGGGCTAACCATGCCCAACGATCCCGAGCTCTTCCGTCCAGGTACGTCCGGACATACACACCAGTAGTGGGGATGATCTGAATCTGAGATGCCAAACATACGTATGCGCAATGCACAGACAACGCCGAAAGTACTAGTCGCCGCGGCCGTGGTGGCAGCTTTAGTTTCAGGATGTGGAGTAGTGAGCGGGATCATGAACGACGGCGTATCGAATCCGATCACCCCCGAGCAGTCCAAGGCTCAAGTCATCGACGCCGCAAGGGACATCGTCGGCACCGTCGACTTGCAAGTTGTTGACGCCGTGTTCTGGCACGGTTCCTGCAACGACCAGGGAGACGCACCGTTCCAAGGGAAGATGAGAATCGCGCACCCGCTGGCGGCAAGCCTCGAAGCGGCAGATGCCGAAGACGCTCAAATGATCCAGCGCCTTGAAGCCAGTGGCTGGACAACCGATTCCGCGTTCAACACGCACAGCACGGCGCTCAAGAAGAACGGTGTAACGGCCGTCTTCCGTCCGCAGAATTCGGCTGTCGCGACCCGAGGCATCGATCTCTACGGCGAGTGCCGCGACGTCACGACGACGAAGCAGACCGCCGGCGGCAACGAACATGTCGACCTGTCACGGACCTGACCGAACAAGAATCCGCACCGGCGCGTGTGACAGGTTGAGCCCCTTGGCAGCTTGAACCCGAGAGCCTATAATCTTCGTATGTGTGCAGATACGAAGGTCTGTAGATTCGGTCCCGAAAGTGCGTATGTGGATCTGGCCGCAGAGGTGCTGCGGTTGTTGTCCGATCCGACGCGGATTCGAATCATCTTGGCGTTGCGTGATTACGGCGAGTTGTCGGTCAATCGGCTTGCCGAGGTGGTGGGCAAGACGCCGACAACGACCTCGCAACATCTAGCGAAGCTGCGGTGGGGGCGCGTGGTCGGGGTACGTCAAGACGGGGCGCGCATGTTCTATCAGCTCGTTGATGATCAGGCGCGGGAACTGGTGGCTCTGGCGGTGTTTCAGGCTGAGCGAGCATTAGGGCAAGGCTCTGCACATGAGCGTGCAGGCCTGCCGCCGGGTACCGCCGGGATGGAAGGCGGTGGATGCCCCGCCTCTGGCCGTTCGGCATCTGGCGACGGCGCCCACGGCGGGGATGAATCCTGACACTCACAGCTCACGGCGGCCGCGCCTGGAAAACGCACTCAAAAACCCTTGAGGAATACGGGGTTTGGGAAGCCGCGGCCCCACGCTAGCGACCGAGAAGGCAAACTCGGAACGGGGAGTCGCACAACACATGATCGCCCACTCGTCACCTGAACTCGGATCGCCGAGCCGACGCCGACGGACCGCGGCACAGCGCGCAGTGTTAGCCGTCCTCGACGGCAGCGAGAGCTTCCGTAGTGCGCAGCAACTCTACCGCCAATTGCGCCAACAACAGTCACAGCGATTCGGGCTGACCACGGTGTATCGCATCTTACGTACCCTTGTCGAGGACAAAGTCGCGGAGACTCAGCGTGCCGAGGACGGTGAGCTCCTCTACCGACTCCGCACCACCAGCGAGCACCGCCACTATCTGCTGTGCCGCCAGTGCGGGCGCGCAGAGGCCTTCACTTCGGCACCGTTCGAGGACCAAACCCATCAGCTCAGCCGCGAATTCGACTACACCGATGTCACCCACCACGTGGACCTGTACGGGGTATGTCCACGATGTCGAGGCGTCTGAACGGCGCCGCCGCAGCTTGCTGACATCATGCCGCCATATCGATAGGGGCGCATACTCTTTGGCTAGCGGCGTCTGAGTTACCGGCGTAGACCTGCGTTGGGGATGTGATAAGTGCCGGCCGCCCGTCGACAAGTTCTCCGCATCTCGATTACTATTTATTAATGATAATGGTAATCATTCCTAACGGGTTGCCGACTGGTGTGGTGCGTGAGTGGGAA encodes:
- a CDS encoding Fur family transcriptional regulator, with product MIAHSSPELGSPSRRRRTAAQRAVLAVLDGSESFRSAQQLYRQLRQQQSQRFGLTTVYRILRTLVEDKVAETQRAEDGELLYRLRTTSEHRHYLLCRQCGRAEAFTSAPFEDQTHQLSREFDYTDVTHHVDLYGVCPRCRGV
- a CDS encoding carboxymuconolactone decarboxylase family protein → MTSWERLPADRTGPLPAVTSPRIPPGDRRQLGFFGWLFCKLSARVWGVPELHLFTVLAQHKRLFWSWAPFNGTLLYRGRLPKRDIEVVILRVGHLRACEYELQQHRRLGLRRGVDAGTQAAIVAWPNSVEPSPRHRALLVGVDELIAARTLSDAGWRLLAGHLDRRQLIEFVTLVGQYDALAMTLNTLGVPMDYPD
- a CDS encoding alpha/beta hydrolase codes for the protein MEASRPESLTVSAAEIANKASGLASQIDNQRATINGLRSNWHGTASEAATAKAEPTLARMQQVHAALTRAQPVLQDGGTKLSQTRTGLLQAVDQLKGQGWQVATDGSVSVRPGSPLDQYAKLSPTNAMQLQQLAATNSLTLKTYLADFDTTDRQLSQNLRTAVAGLDAKPQKFGIGDLPQAPLPYDTGAEIPVGKSPEEVNKWWKSLPPDKQRELLDKWPNKLGNLNGIPVADRDTANKVILQQDLDRPAQVAASRGVTKEEVLAHPELYGMAGQMMDRYKNALKVQEALRTDAERTGAPTFLQVYEPEAFKGDGRAAIAIGNPDDSANTAVVVPGTGNSVTNGWLGGNDAVELYKEANAADRTNHTAVMAWMGYDAPDSPIDPRIGATALAHDGGQMLAADVNGLNATHEGKGHMTVLGHSYGSTTVSDAAAGYGMHADDVVLVGCPGTDMAHSAADFHLNEGGHLYVGAASTDPITKLGSIPQIPVPGTDFTVSLGDDPAMDGYGSTRFKAEVPGLTFPLGDHSQYYTPGSESLFSMGDIVSGHGDALAHDGMTAPHRIPVVGHIPLPVPGLTMPNDPELFRPGTSGHTHQ
- a CDS encoding integrase core domain-containing protein gives rise to the protein MAAAAVTHGLRRSMGAAGICWDNAGAESLWSTFKHEYYYRHTFATKAELIAAVENWMIFYNHRRRHSSIGMCSPIAYERTLNATLEAS
- a CDS encoding type VII secretion target — translated: MGGTLRVNPDSLRNAARAQTDVGQFVSDMGIGESMTSAGTGVSGLFSESACQFAGSTVDAALNNVHEELTSHSTKLSTAADRYHRMDEELGRRLHKFAP
- a CDS encoding metalloregulator ArsR/SmtB family transcription factor; this encodes MCADTKVCRFGPESAYVDLAAEVLRLLSDPTRIRIILALRDYGELSVNRLAEVVGKTPTTTSQHLAKLRWGRVVGVRQDGARMFYQLVDDQARELVALAVFQAERALGQGSAHERAGLPPGTAGMEGGGCPASGRSASGDGAHGGDES